One window from the genome of Rhinolophus ferrumequinum isolate MPI-CBG mRhiFer1 chromosome 22, mRhiFer1_v1.p, whole genome shotgun sequence encodes:
- the CRABP2 gene encoding cellular retinoic acid-binding protein 2, which translates to MPNFSGNWKIIRSENFEDLLKVLGVNVMLRKIAVAAASKPAVEIKQEGDTFYIKTSTTVRTTEINFKIGEEFEEQTVDGRPCKSLVKWESENKMVCEQRLLKGEGPKTSWTRELTNDEELILTMTADDIVCTRVYVRE; encoded by the exons ATGCCCAACTTCTCTGGCAACTGGAAGATCATTCGATCGGAAAACTTCGAGGATTTGCTCAAAGTGCTGG GGGTCAATGTCATGCTGAGGAAGATCGCTGTGGCTGCAGCCTCCAAGCCAGCAGTGGAGATCAAACAGGAGGGGGACACCTTCTACATCAAAACGTCCACCACCGTGCGGACCACAGAGATTAACTTCAAGATCGGAGAAGAATTCGAGGAGCAGACTGTGGATGGCAGACCCTGCAAG AGCCTGGTGAAATGGGAGAGTGAGAACAAAATGGTCTGTGAGCAGAGGCTTTTGAAGGGAGAGGGTCCCAAGACCTCGTGGACCAGAGAGCTGACCAATGATGAGGAGCTGATCCTG ACCATGACGGCGGACGATATTGTGTGCACCAGAGTGTACGTCCGAGAGTGA
- the ISG20L2 gene encoding interferon-stimulated 20 kDa exonuclease-like 2 — protein sequence MSTLLLNLDFGEPPPKKAVEGNAKHQKFVKKRRLLERRGFLNKKNQRPGKVPKPHAEPPRKGEGPRVDGTWKVPPLAKKKKTAASSSGSEQFLDKKTVPWLTPAPSQKAGSLVAAVDLLGEFQSALPKIKSHPARPRKKGPQKNAAQNSTQAHPESTCSGASQKVPTKMVAIDCEMVGTGPKGHVSSLARCSIVNYSGDVLYDEYVLPPCHIVDYRTRWSGIRRQHMVNATPFKVARSQILKILTGKIVVGHAVHNDFKALQYVHPKALTRDTSHIPPLNRKADCPENATMSLKHLTKKLLNRDIQVGKSGHSSVEDAQATMELYKLVEVEWEEHLAQNPPKD from the exons ATGTCTACCTTACTGCTCAATCTGGATTTTGGCGAACCTCCCCCCAAAAAGGCAGTAGAGGGGAATGCCAAGCACCAAAAATTTGTTAAGAAGCGGCGGCTCTTGGAACGGAGAGGCTTTCTCAACAAAAAGAACCAGCGCCCCGGCAAGGTGCCTAAGCCGCACGCAGAACCTCCAAGGAAAGGGGAAGGCCCTCGGGTGGATGGCACTTGGAAGGTCCCTCCtcttgcaaaaaagaaaaagaccgcCGCCTCCAGCAGTGGGTCAGAGCAGTTCCTGGACAAGAAAACTGTGCCTTGGCTGACCCCTGCCCCTTCGCAGAAGGCTGGTTCTCTTGTGGCTGCCGTCGATTTGCTGGGGGAGTTCCAGAGTGCCCTTCCGAAGATCAAGAGCCACCCAGCTCGCCCCCGGAAGAAGGGCCCCCAGAAGAATGCCGCCCAGAACTCCACCCAGGCGCATCCAGAGAGTACATGCTCTGGAGCATCCCAGAAGGTGCCAACGAAGATGGTGGCGATTGACTGCGAAATGGTGGGCACAGGACCCAAGGGACATGTCAGTTCCTTGGCTCGCTGTAGCATCGTCAACTACAGCGGAGACGTGCTCTACGACGAGTACGTCCTTCCGCCCTGCCACATCGTGGACTACCGCACCCGGTGGAGTGGCATCCGGAGGCAGCACATGGTGAATGCTACACCCTTCAAGGTTGCTCGGAGCCAG ATCCTGAAGATCCTCACAGGGAAGATCGTGGTGGGGCACGCCGTCCACAACGACTTCAAGGCCCTGCAGTACGTCCACCCCAAGGCCCTCACCCGCGACACCTCCCACATCCCCCCCCTCAACCGCAAGGCCGACTGCCCGGAGAACGCCACCATGTCTCTGAAGCATCTCACCAAGAAGCTGCTGAACCGGGACATCCAG GTCGGGAAGAGTGGACATTCCTCTGTAGAGGACGCCCAGGCCACCATGGAGCTGTACAAGTTGGTTGAAGTCGAGTGGGAAGAGCACCTGGCCCAGAACCCCCCAAAAGACTAG